Proteins encoded in a region of the Methylobacterium radiotolerans JCM 2831 genome:
- a CDS encoding carbamoyltransferase, translating into MRFYLGLATTFHDPAVALVGPDGTLLFAEAAERALQYKRAPNCEPDSPAVMAALLKAHVPPGSELVVASTWGPQFTDFLRGQAGAGAFDLMALSAHTTALNRSYVPEQAERVFIADLHGAQERAGHGTLLALNQEARIAGAAPRATVAGQRRYPHHLCHAAYGLWGSPFETATALVVDGMGETGAAAIYRLEGGRITELRRHRGRGSLGFLYGLITDLAGFDQVKGEEWKIMGLAPYGRPDPDLAALLGRLCTVEGHRLRYADAETIRAVAAEIRARRPADALEAGWADLARCGQDLFATLMDALVAEARALAPSENLVIAGGCGLNSSYNGRVLGRSGFNRLHVPSAPADDGNAVGAAWLAYAEDHPDWAGPPPAQRPLSPYLGSRVPTGAMERLAEQEPRAKRVGHAEATRAAARILAEGGLVGWVQGRAEFGPRALGNRSILADPRPEGAKDALNAKVKYREAFRPFAPSILAEAGPDWFEDYADSPYMERTLVWRAAVRGRVPAVVHADGTGRLQSVTAERNPAYAALIGAFAEITGVPILLNTSFNVMGKPILHGAEDAILMFYTTGLDALVVEDWLVVK; encoded by the coding sequence ATGCGCTTCTATCTCGGCCTCGCCACCACCTTTCACGACCCGGCCGTCGCCCTGGTCGGGCCCGACGGCACCCTGCTCTTCGCCGAGGCGGCGGAGCGCGCCCTGCAGTACAAGCGCGCGCCGAACTGCGAGCCGGACTCCCCGGCCGTGATGGCGGCGCTGCTGAAGGCGCACGTCCCGCCGGGCTCCGAGCTCGTCGTCGCCTCCACCTGGGGCCCGCAATTCACCGACTTCCTGCGGGGCCAGGCCGGCGCCGGGGCCTTCGACCTCATGGCGCTCTCGGCCCACACCACGGCGCTCAACCGCTCCTACGTGCCCGAGCAGGCCGAGCGGGTGTTCATCGCCGACCTCCACGGCGCGCAGGAGCGGGCCGGCCACGGCACCCTGCTGGCCCTGAACCAGGAGGCGCGGATCGCCGGCGCGGCGCCCCGGGCGACCGTCGCCGGGCAGCGGCGCTACCCGCACCACCTGTGCCACGCCGCCTACGGCCTGTGGGGCAGCCCGTTCGAGACGGCCACCGCCCTGGTGGTCGACGGCATGGGCGAGACCGGCGCGGCGGCGATCTACCGCCTGGAGGGCGGCCGGATCACGGAGCTGCGCCGCCACCGCGGGCGCGGCTCGCTGGGCTTCCTGTACGGGCTGATCACCGACCTCGCCGGCTTCGACCAGGTGAAGGGCGAGGAGTGGAAGATCATGGGGCTCGCCCCCTACGGCCGTCCCGACCCGGACCTCGCCGCCCTGCTCGGCCGGCTCTGCACGGTCGAGGGCCACCGCCTGCGCTACGCCGACGCGGAGACGATCCGGGCGGTCGCCGCGGAGATCCGCGCCCGCCGCCCCGCGGATGCCCTGGAGGCGGGGTGGGCCGACCTCGCCCGCTGCGGCCAGGACCTGTTCGCGACGCTGATGGACGCGCTGGTGGCGGAGGCCCGCGCGCTGGCGCCGTCCGAGAACCTCGTGATCGCGGGCGGCTGCGGGCTCAACTCCTCCTACAACGGCCGGGTGCTCGGCCGGTCCGGCTTCAACCGGCTGCACGTGCCCTCGGCCCCGGCGGACGACGGCAACGCGGTCGGCGCGGCGTGGCTCGCCTACGCGGAGGACCATCCGGACTGGGCCGGGCCGCCGCCGGCGCAGCGCCCGCTCTCCCCCTATCTGGGCTCCCGGGTCCCGACCGGCGCGATGGAGCGGCTCGCCGAGCAGGAGCCGCGGGCCAAGCGCGTCGGCCACGCGGAGGCGACGCGCGCGGCGGCGCGGATCCTGGCCGAGGGCGGCCTCGTCGGCTGGGTGCAGGGCCGCGCGGAGTTCGGGCCCCGGGCGCTCGGCAACCGGTCGATCCTGGCCGATCCGCGGCCGGAGGGCGCCAAGGACGCGCTCAACGCCAAGGTGAAGTACCGGGAGGCGTTCCGGCCGTTCGCGCCGTCGATCCTGGCGGAGGCCGGGCCGGACTGGTTCGAGGATTACGCCGACAGCCCCTACATGGAGCGCACCCTGGTCTGGCGCGCGGCGGTCCGCGGCCGCGTCCCGGCGGTGGTCCACGCGGACGGCACCGGCCGGCTCCAGAGCGTCACGGCGGAGCGGAATCCGGCCTACGCGGCCCTGATCGGCGCCTTCGCGGAGATCACCGGCGTGCCGATCCTGCTCAACACGAGCTTCAACGTGATGGGCAAGCCGATCCTCCACGGCGCGGAGGACGCGATCCTGATGTTCTACACCACCGGCCTCGACGCCCTCGTGGTCGAGGATTGGCTGGTCGTGAAATGA
- the nhaA gene encoding Na+/H+ antiporter NhaA, which yields MTSPTPDSPPPRRGPRPLSIIRTLLAGEAAGGLILMAAAALALVVANGPLAGTYAHALHAELGPLSVQHWINDGLMAGFFLLVGLEIKREALDGRLRTWPDRVLPGFAALGGMAVPAAFYALANLGAGTLRGWAIPAATDIAFALGVLALLGSRVPVSLKIFLSAVAIVDDLGAVVVIALFYSSGLDLAALGLAALVLAGLYGLNRAGIGWLPAYGLLGLVLWVLVLRSGIHATIAGVLLALTVPIRVSPGRPEDAHSPLHRLEHALAPWITYGVVPVFGFANAGVDLSGLTPEALLQPVTLGIAAGLFLGKQAGVFASLRLAVALGWAKRPAGAGWGQVYGVAVLCGIGFTMSLFIGGLAFPDPQHETAVKLGVLAGSALSGLAGAAILLVTKRRATPH from the coding sequence ATGACGTCGCCCACCCCCGACAGCCCCCCGCCGCGGCGCGGCCCGCGCCCCCTCTCGATCATCCGCACGCTGCTCGCCGGCGAGGCGGCGGGCGGGCTGATCCTGATGGCGGCGGCGGCCCTGGCGCTGGTGGTCGCCAACGGCCCGCTGGCCGGGACCTACGCGCACGCCCTCCACGCCGAACTCGGCCCGTTGAGCGTCCAGCACTGGATCAACGACGGCCTGATGGCCGGCTTCTTCCTGCTGGTCGGGCTGGAGATCAAGCGCGAGGCGCTGGACGGGCGGCTGCGCACCTGGCCCGACCGGGTCCTGCCCGGCTTCGCGGCGCTCGGCGGCATGGCGGTTCCGGCCGCGTTCTACGCGCTCGCCAACCTCGGCGCCGGCACCCTGCGGGGCTGGGCTATTCCCGCGGCCACCGACATCGCCTTCGCGCTGGGCGTCCTGGCGCTCCTCGGGTCGCGGGTGCCGGTCTCCCTCAAGATCTTCCTCAGCGCGGTCGCCATCGTCGACGACCTCGGCGCCGTCGTGGTGATCGCGCTGTTCTACAGCTCCGGCCTCGACCTCGCCGCGCTGGGGCTCGCCGCCCTGGTGCTGGCCGGCCTCTACGGCCTCAACCGGGCGGGGATCGGGTGGCTTCCGGCCTACGGGCTCCTCGGCCTCGTGCTCTGGGTCCTCGTGCTGCGCTCCGGGATCCACGCGACGATCGCGGGCGTGCTGCTCGCGCTCACCGTCCCGATCCGGGTCAGCCCGGGCCGGCCGGAGGACGCGCACTCGCCCCTGCACCGGCTGGAGCACGCCCTCGCGCCCTGGATCACCTACGGGGTGGTGCCGGTCTTCGGCTTCGCCAATGCAGGCGTGGACCTCTCCGGCCTCACCCCCGAGGCCCTGCTCCAGCCGGTGACGCTCGGCATCGCGGCGGGCCTGTTCCTGGGCAAGCAGGCCGGCGTGTTCGCGAGCCTGCGGCTGGCGGTGGCGCTGGGATGGGCCAAGCGCCCGGCCGGGGCCGGCTGGGGGCAGGTCTACGGGGTCGCGGTGCTGTGCGGCATCGGCTTCACCATGAGCCTGTTCATCGGCGGCCTCGCCTTCCCGGACCCGCAGCACGAGACCGCCGTGAAGCTCGGCGTGCTCGCGGGCTCGGCCCTGTCGGGACTCGCCGGCGCGGCGATCCTTCTCGTCACGAAGCGCCGCGCCACCCCGCACTAG
- the tlpA gene encoding thiol:disulfide interchange protein TlpA, giving the protein MPGRTPILAGAGVAALAVLGLALYGSGLLPGNTGGALQPCAAAKPALARVDAASKGEVAAMQALPQARPAPEIRFKGPDGAETGLADLKGRLLLVNLWATWCAPCKAEMPALDRLQAQLGGPDFQVVAINVDTRNLEKPPEWLKQAGIHDLAYYADPGGRVLPILQRDTQSPGLPTTMLVDAQGCTIGVMKGPAAWSSPDGLALIRAALGRTS; this is encoded by the coding sequence ATGCCCGGCCGCACACCCATCCTGGCCGGCGCGGGCGTCGCCGCGCTCGCCGTCCTCGGGCTCGCCCTATACGGGAGCGGTCTCCTGCCCGGCAACACGGGCGGCGCCCTCCAGCCCTGCGCCGCCGCCAAGCCGGCTTTGGCCCGGGTCGATGCGGCGTCCAAGGGCGAGGTCGCCGCCATGCAGGCGCTGCCCCAGGCCCGGCCCGCCCCCGAAATCCGGTTCAAGGGCCCGGACGGCGCCGAGACCGGCCTCGCCGACCTCAAGGGCCGGCTGCTCCTCGTCAATCTCTGGGCGACGTGGTGCGCGCCCTGCAAGGCCGAGATGCCCGCCCTCGACCGGCTCCAGGCGCAGCTCGGCGGACCCGACTTCCAGGTCGTCGCCATCAACGTCGACACGCGCAACCTCGAGAAGCCGCCGGAATGGCTGAAGCAGGCGGGCATCCACGACCTCGCCTACTACGCCGATCCCGGCGGCCGCGTGCTGCCGATCCTCCAGCGCGACACGCAGTCGCCCGGCCTGCCGACCACGATGCTGGTCGACGCGCAGGGCTGCACGATCGGGGTGATGAAGGGGCCGGCCGCGTGGTCGAGCCCGGACGGGCTGGCGCTGATCCGCGCTGCCCTGGGGCGGACGTCGTAG
- the argH gene encoding argininosuccinate lyase, with protein MSNRMWGGRFASGPAEIMEEINASIGFDKRLAPQDIRGSLAHVAMLGKAGILPAEDVAAIEAGLKSVRDEIEAGTFAFKRELEDIHMSVESRLTEIVGPAAGRLHTARSRNDQVATDMKLWVRDTLDSLDQQAADLQRALADKALKHADTVMPGFTHLQSAQPVTFGHHCLAYVEMLARDRGRFRDARARLNESPLGAAALAGTSFPIDRHATAAALGFDRPTANSLDSVADRDFALEALAAASICAVHLSRFAEELVVWTSAQFNFVRLSDGFTTGSSIMPQKRNPDAAELVRAKSGRIIGALTGLLIVMKGLPLAYSKDMQEDKEGTFDALQALSLCLAAMTGMVKDLEPNAEVLARAAGSGYATATDLADWLVRELGLPFRQAHHVTGRLVGVASAKGVGLEALSLPEMQEAEPRITEAVYAVLGVENSVASRTSYGGTAPDNVRRQAQAWIERLG; from the coding sequence ATGAGCAACCGGATGTGGGGCGGCCGCTTCGCGAGCGGCCCGGCGGAGATCATGGAGGAGATCAACGCCTCCATCGGATTCGACAAGCGCCTCGCGCCCCAGGACATCCGCGGCTCGCTGGCGCATGTGGCGATGCTGGGCAAAGCCGGCATCCTGCCGGCGGAGGATGTGGCCGCAATCGAGGCCGGGCTCAAGTCCGTGCGCGACGAGATCGAGGCCGGGACCTTCGCGTTCAAGCGCGAGCTCGAGGACATTCACATGTCGGTGGAGAGCCGGCTGACCGAGATCGTCGGCCCGGCCGCCGGCCGCCTGCACACGGCGCGCTCGCGCAACGACCAGGTCGCCACCGACATGAAGCTCTGGGTGCGCGACACCCTCGATTCCCTCGACCAGCAGGCCGCCGACCTGCAGCGGGCACTCGCCGACAAGGCGCTGAAGCATGCCGACACGGTGATGCCGGGCTTCACCCATCTGCAATCGGCCCAGCCGGTGACCTTCGGCCACCATTGCCTCGCCTATGTCGAGATGCTGGCCCGCGACCGCGGCCGGTTCCGCGACGCCCGGGCGCGGCTCAACGAATCGCCGCTCGGCGCCGCGGCGCTGGCCGGCACCTCCTTCCCGATCGACCGGCACGCCACCGCAGCGGCCCTCGGCTTCGACCGGCCGACCGCCAACTCGCTCGATTCGGTCGCCGACCGCGACTTCGCCCTGGAGGCGCTGGCGGCGGCCTCGATCTGCGCCGTGCACCTGTCGCGCTTCGCCGAGGAGCTGGTGGTCTGGACCTCGGCCCAGTTCAACTTCGTGCGGCTGTCCGACGGGTTCACCACCGGCTCGTCGATCATGCCGCAGAAGCGCAATCCCGACGCCGCCGAGCTGGTGCGGGCCAAGAGCGGCCGGATCATCGGCGCGCTCACCGGCCTGCTCATCGTCATGAAGGGCCTGCCGCTCGCCTATTCGAAGGACATGCAGGAGGACAAGGAGGGCACGTTCGACGCCCTCCAGGCCCTGTCCCTGTGCCTCGCCGCCATGACCGGCATGGTGAAGGATCTCGAGCCCAACGCCGAGGTGCTCGCCCGGGCCGCCGGCTCCGGCTACGCCACCGCCACCGACCTCGCCGACTGGCTGGTGCGCGAGCTCGGCCTGCCGTTCCGGCAGGCGCACCACGTCACCGGTCGCCTCGTCGGCGTCGCCTCGGCCAAGGGGGTCGGGCTCGAGGCGCTGTCGCTGCCCGAGATGCAGGAGGCGGAGCCGCGGATCACCGAGGCGGTCTACGCGGTGCTGGGGGTCGAGAACTCGGTGGCGAGCCGCACCAGCTACGGCGGCACCGCGCCCGACAACGTCCGGCGCCAGGCGCAGGCCTGGATCGAGCGGCTGGGCTGA
- a CDS encoding AAA family ATPase yields the protein MALLRLGLSVVLDFPASTVASRARMWTLFEAAGVAHRLHVLDVPDAVCQGRLRLQNAGGAHPFTVTDTEFDLFSRYFVPPAPAEGFTRVVHRA from the coding sequence GTGGCGCTGCTGCGCCTCGGCCTCTCGGTCGTGCTGGACTTCCCGGCCAGCACCGTCGCCAGCCGGGCCCGGATGTGGACCCTGTTCGAGGCGGCCGGCGTCGCCCACCGGCTCCACGTCCTCGACGTGCCCGACGCGGTCTGCCAGGGCCGCCTCCGCCTCCAGAACGCCGGGGGTGCCCATCCCTTCACGGTGACGGACACGGAGTTCGATCTGTTCAGCCGCTACTTCGTGCCGCCGGCCCCGGCGGAAGGCTTCACCCGCGTCGTTCACCGGGCGTGA
- a CDS encoding HAD family hydrolase — translation MDARATNLGLVIFDCDGVLVDSEPLSLACLTAGLNRIGADIDFATVRARFTGTAMPSIMAHVARDYGVTAPDGFVEAVKAETLALFDADLRAMRGVAEAVAAVGLPVCVASSSDPVRLRHSLTLTGLLPLFGDHVFSSAQVARGKPFPDLFLFAAERMGVAPAACLVIEDSVPGVTAARSAGMRVAGFTGGGHWGHDPAGTGLAEAGAARIFSDFSDLAAVIAAA, via the coding sequence TTGGACGCGCGCGCGACGAATCTCGGCCTCGTGATCTTCGATTGCGACGGCGTCTTGGTGGACAGCGAGCCCCTGAGCCTCGCCTGCCTGACGGCCGGGCTCAACCGGATCGGCGCGGACATCGACTTCGCCACCGTGCGGGCGCGCTTCACCGGCACCGCGATGCCCTCGATCATGGCGCACGTCGCCCGCGATTACGGCGTCACCGCCCCCGACGGCTTCGTCGAGGCGGTGAAGGCCGAGACCCTGGCGCTGTTCGACGCGGACCTGCGGGCGATGCGCGGCGTCGCCGAGGCGGTCGCCGCCGTGGGCCTGCCGGTCTGCGTCGCGTCGAGCAGCGACCCGGTTCGGCTGCGCCACTCCCTGACGCTGACCGGGCTCCTGCCCCTGTTCGGCGACCACGTCTTCTCCTCGGCGCAGGTGGCGCGGGGCAAGCCCTTCCCAGACCTGTTCCTGTTCGCCGCCGAGCGGATGGGCGTCGCCCCGGCGGCCTGCCTCGTGATCGAGGACAGCGTCCCCGGGGTCACGGCGGCCCGGAGTGCCGGCATGCGGGTCGCCGGCTTCACCGGCGGCGGCCACTGGGGACACGACCCGGCGGGCACCGGGCTCGCGGAGGCCGGCGCGGCCCGGATCTTCTCCGACTTCTCCGACCTCGCCGCGGTGATCGCCGCGGCCTGA
- a CDS encoding PAS domain-containing protein, with product METGGTATSHVPDELKAESHRGDPFAAAVRATRMPMIITDPAQHDNPIVFVNDAFLKLTGYTRMEVVGRNCRFLQGPDTEAAAVDRLRAAIRREEDIRVDLLNYRKDGSTFQNALYVGPVRDEAGRVVYFFASQLDVSEHYALTAEIERLKAALAEAEAKLAAR from the coding sequence ATGGAGACGGGCGGGACCGCCACGAGCCACGTGCCGGACGAGCTGAAGGCGGAGTCGCACCGGGGCGACCCCTTCGCGGCCGCCGTGCGGGCGACCCGGATGCCGATGATCATCACCGATCCGGCCCAGCACGACAATCCGATCGTCTTCGTGAACGACGCGTTCCTGAAGCTGACCGGCTACACCCGGATGGAGGTGGTCGGCCGCAACTGCCGCTTCCTGCAGGGGCCCGACACCGAGGCGGCGGCCGTGGACCGCCTCCGCGCGGCCATCCGGCGGGAGGAGGATATCCGGGTCGACCTCCTCAACTACCGCAAGGACGGCTCGACCTTCCAGAACGCCCTCTATGTCGGGCCGGTGCGGGACGAGGCGGGCCGGGTGGTCTACTTCTTCGCCTCGCAGCTCGACGTCAGCGAGCACTACGCGCTGACCGCCGAGATCGAGCGGCTGAAGGCCGCCCTGGCCGAGGCCGAGGCCAAGCTCGCGGCCCGCTAG
- the msrA gene encoding peptide-methionine (S)-S-oxide reductase MsrA: MFLFRKRPAMPAPADALPGRPTPIPTAETHVVNGNPLKGPYPPGTGTIVLGLGCFWGAERRFWQLPEGVFVTAVGYAGGYTPNPTYEEVCTGRTGHNEVVLVAFDPAVLPLEAVVRTFFESHDPTQGMRQGNDVGTQYRSGIYTVGPDQDAAARSVRAAYAEALKARGFPDVTTEIRPLEQFYFAEAYHQQYLAKNPAGYCGLGGTGVSCPVGAGVAA, from the coding sequence ATGTTCCTGTTTCGCAAGCGTCCCGCGATGCCGGCCCCGGCCGACGCCCTGCCCGGACGCCCGACCCCGATCCCGACCGCCGAGACGCATGTCGTCAACGGCAACCCGCTCAAGGGTCCCTATCCGCCGGGCACCGGGACGATCGTGCTCGGGCTCGGCTGCTTCTGGGGCGCCGAGCGTCGGTTCTGGCAGCTGCCCGAGGGGGTGTTCGTGACGGCCGTCGGCTACGCCGGCGGCTACACCCCGAACCCGACCTACGAGGAGGTCTGCACCGGCCGGACCGGCCACAACGAGGTGGTGCTGGTCGCCTTCGATCCGGCGGTTCTGCCCCTGGAGGCGGTGGTGCGGACCTTCTTCGAGAGTCACGACCCGACGCAGGGGATGCGCCAGGGCAACGATGTCGGCACGCAGTACCGCTCGGGCATCTACACCGTCGGCCCCGACCAGGACGCCGCGGCCCGGTCCGTGCGCGCCGCCTACGCGGAGGCGCTCAAGGCGCGCGGCTTTCCCGACGTCACCACGGAGATCCGGCCGCTGGAGCAGTTCTACTTCGCGGAGGCCTACCACCAGCAGTACCTGGCGAAGAACCCGGCCGGCTATTGCGGCCTGG